The Spirochaetaceae bacterium DNA window TCCCTGAGCGACCCGCAAGCTGGCGGTGCAGCGCGGCGAGGATGAGCAGCGCGCCCGCGATGGAGACTGCCTCCAGGGATTTTCAGGCCTCATCAGCATGGGATCGCCCTGAAAGTGACCGGTCACTTTGCCGGGGCCGGCCGGCCTGGCCGGCCTTTGCCGCGCCTTGAACCTATGTAGATTATCAGGTACTCTTGTACAGCATCTTGGCCGCTCGGAGGACTCGGATGGCGCATGACGCAACCTTGCACGTGAAGATTGATCCTGCCACCAACGACCAGCTTGCGCGCCTCGCGGCAGCGCGCAAGACCAGCAAGGGGCAACTCGTGCGCGACGCTATCTTTGCATGCTACCAGGTACCCGTGGACGACTTGCCCATCCGGCAGCGTCACGCGCTGGCGGCGTTCGCGGGAGGCTTCATCAGCATCGGGAAGCTGGCGGAATCGTTCGGCATGCACGTCCTCGATCTCCGGCGCTGGCTCTCCGAGCACGGCATTGACCAGTACACTGCGATGTCGGCTGACGATCATCTGAGTGCCTGATCGGCCGTGGAGGCGATTCTTCTTCGATACCGTAACGCTGGGCAACTTTGCCCTCGCCGGATGCTTCGGCCTGCTCGTGGACCGCTACGGCAAGTCGCTGTCCGTAACCGAGCAGGTGCTCGTGGAGCTCGCTGCCGGCCGCGCCGGGGGATATGCCGGACTGGAGGCAGTGGAAGCGGCACTCTCGGCCGGTGCGATCAGCCAAGCTGGGCCGATGGACACGGCCGAGCGAGAGTCGTTCGCTGAACTTCTGCGCACCTTCGGCGCCGGTGAAGCGTCGTGCATCGCGTTCGCTCTGCAGCGGGGCCGGGTCGTGGTGAGCGACGACCGTACGGCGCGCCGCCGCTGCGCCAGCCACGGAATCCTCGTCACCGGCACCATCGGCATCCTCCAGGCGCTGGCAGCCAATCGCATCGTTTCCGCCGCGGAGGCTGACGCGCTGCTCGCCCGGATGGTGGAGGTCGGTTTCTATTCGCCCATCCGCAGAGTCAGCGACCTGGTCTGACGCCGGGCGGCCGGCTGGCGGTCCTCCGCCGGTCACGCTAGCGTGCCGCACTACGGGCACACGGATACGAACGTGTAGGCCCATCTGGCAGCGTGGCGGGATGTGTTGCCGTGGCGTGTGTTGGGTGACGCTGGAGCCTTGCCCGTGCTTTGTTCCCTCGGTATGTTCCTGCATAGTGAGGTAACAGGGTGAAAGCAGTCAGCATCCGCGAGCTAAAGAACAACCCGTCAGCGGCACTTCGGGAGGCGCGTGAACACCCGGTTATGGTACTCAACCGACATCGACCGGAGGCGTTGCTGGTGCATCTGGATGATGACTCGTTGCTCGCGGAGCCGGGCATCCGGCTCGCCCTCGCGGTGGCGCTGTTTCGCGAGCGCAGCCTGTCGCTGGGTCAGGCTGCGCGGTTCTCCCGCATCGGGATTGCCAAGTTCATCCAACGGGTGTCCCACCTTGGCATTCCGATCGTCGACGGCACGCCCGCCACGGTGCGTGAAGACACCCAGGCAGTCGAGGCATGGCGGAGCGGCTCGTCGCGGCCGACGCAAGTCCACTGATCGGGCTGGCCGCCGCGGGGGAATTCGATCTGCTTCGCAGGCTGTTCGGCCAGTTGACGATCACCAACACGGTGCGCGACGAGGTGCTGGCCGGCGCGGACCTGCCGGGGGCGGCAGAGTTGGCCGCAGCCATCCGCGATGGATGGATCCAGGTCGAGCACACGCCCGCGGCGAAGGCTGCCTTCGCTGATCTGGATCTTCTCCTCCCAGCTCCGGTTCTCCCGCCGGTCGATCACCACCAGGTGACCGGCCTCGGCCGCGCAGCGGTCCACGTAGCGCGCCGTCTGCTCCACGCCCTCGTCCACCACGCTTTCCAGCCCGTCGTGCTCGCGCACCACCTTGCACTCCACCACGAACTCCTGCACCCGGTCGGCCAGCGGCCACACGATCAGCAGGTCCACCCGGCCACTCCCCAGCGCGTACTCCGGCTCGATGCGGCCGCCGCCGTTCACCACCCGCTGCAGGTGCGCCTGCAACAGCAACTGCGGCTACGCTTCCTCGTACGCGAAGCGGTTCCGCCAGTGCTCGCAGTGGCGGCGGACGTCTTGCCGGTCTGCCGCGGCGCGTGCAGCACGAAGTACTGCTCGTCTCGCACCAGCCCAAGGACCTCGTCCAGGTCGATGCGCTCAAGCGGCGGGATGCAATAGTGCTTGGCGGGTTTGACCGGACCGGCAGTGTTGAACGAACGCATGGTTGCGACCCTCGTTGACGACGCCTGGGGGTTGGCCCGGCGCCTTTTCATGGAGTGTATCATGCTTACGCTGGCAGGCATGCCCCGCGATCCTGCGAGCTCCAGAGAGGGACCAGCCTGTGCTTCGATGGCCGGTAGGTTATACTGGGTGGGCGTGAGCGGGTCGACATCACATCAACGCAAGGCGCGACCGCCGTGTGCGGGCTCGGCATGACCGAGATGGGGCGGGTCTATCGTAGCGCGGAGGACTTCGCGGTCGAGGCGGTTTACCTGGCGCTGGAGGATGCCGGGCTCGACAAGTCGCAGCTCGATGGCTTGCTCATCAACGCGGGAGTGACGCAGGGAATCGACGTGTCGTTGCAGCGGGCGCTCGGGCTGCGGGAGCTCGACCTGCTGACCTTCATGCAGGGCTACGGATCGAGCGCCGGTCAGATGGTCCAGTACGCGGCGATGGCGGTGCACGCCGGACTGGCGAATGTCGTCTGCTGCGTGTTCGCCGACGATCCGTTGAAGGAAGGGCGGCGCGCCGGGGCTGCGTATGCGGGCGGGCGGCCGATGTCGGCACTCGACAGCTTGCGGCAGATGTACGGCTGGGCCGGCCCGATTCCCGCCTATGCGTCGGGCGCTCGCCGCCATATGGACCTGTACGGCACCACGCAGGATCAACTCGGGCAGGTCGCCATCGCGCAACGCAAGTGGGCGGCGTTCAACGAACGTGCAACCAAGCGCGAGCCGTTGGATCTGGACGGCTACCACGCATCGCCGTGGGTGGTCGAACCCTTTCACGTGCTGGATTGCTGCCTAATCTCCAACGGCGGCGTAGCGGTAATCGTGACGTCCGCTGAGCGGGCCCGGGATGGCGCCCAGCCACCGGTCTACATCCGTGGGTTCGCACAAGCTCACCACCACGACGTGGGTTGGGCGGGCTTCGATCCGCTGACCGAGTCGCCGGCCAAGCGGTCGGGCCCGAAGGCGCTGGCGATGGCCGGCGCGCAGCTCGCCGACGTGAGCCAGTGCCAGCTCTATGACTGCTACACCTACACGGTCATTACCACCCTCGAAGACTACGGCTTCTGTGCCAAGGGCGAAGGCGGCCCGTTCGCCGCGTCGGGGGCCATCGGGCGCGGCGGTTCACTGCCGACCAACACCGGCGGGGGGCAGCTTTCCTCCTACTACATGTGGGGGATGACGCCGATCTCGGAGGCGATCATTCAAGGCCGCGGACAGGGTGGCCAGCGGCAAGCGGCCAACCAGCTCATTCTGGTGAGCGGCAACGGCGGCACGCTGCAGCATCACTCGACGTTGCTGCTGTCGCCGGAGGCGAAGGCATGACCGAATCAGCCTGGTTGCCGGTGGCGGCCGCGGAGACGGCGGCTGTGTCGACGCCGGGCGCATCGGCGGCGGCGGTAGGGGCGGCACCGTTTTTCGCTGCTGCGCGCGAGGGCAAACTCCGGCTCCAGCGCTGCCGCGCATGCGGCACGTGGGCGTTGCCGTTGCGTACGCGCTGCCAGGCGTGCGGCTCAAGCGCCATGCAGTGGCGTGACGCCTCCGGCCGTGGCACGATCTTCAGCTACGCCGTGCTGCACCGACCGTACCACCCCCGACACCAGGGACGGCTGCCGCTGGTCTTGGCGCAGATCGATCTGGCGGAAGGCGTTCGCAGTCCAACATCGTGGACCTCGACGCCGACGCCGATCAGATCGAGGTCGGTTGCGAGGTCGAGGTGGCGTTCGAGACGCTCGCCGACGGAAGTGGCACGGTGCCGGTATTCAAGCTCGTCTAGCGCCGTCGGCGAAGAACAGCGCGTCGCCTGCCTCGACCGTGTACTGCGCCACGGACGTGGTTTGGGTTACCAACCTGGCCGAACAATACATGATCGCGAACCCGAACACGACGATCAACATCGAACGGCAAACCGGGTCGTGGGGAGACTATGGCACCAAGATCAGGTTGGTGCTCAGGTCAGGCAAGGATGTGCCCGACATCATTCAGATCCACGACATCGACAATTCGACGTTGGCGTCGGCGGGCTTTTTCAATGAGGCGCCAGAACCCATCGCAAAGATAATGGACGAGAACTCGCTGCACCCGACGTTTCGAAAGATGGCTCACCAGGATGGCGACCTGGACAAACCGGTGATGATCATCAACCTGTTTACACACTGGCAGCAACTCTACTACAACTCGGACTACCTGCAGGAAGCCGGCCTGCCGATGCGCGGTGCAGAGACTTGGGACGAGCTTCGGGAATACGCCAGGAAACTGGTCAAGACCGATGCATCCGGCAATATCACCAGGGCTGGGTTCACGTTCCGAATCCAGGACCCCGCCTGGGCCTTCGGTGCGTGGATGCATAGTGCGGGCGGGACGTGGTTGAACGACGACAACTCGGCGGCCGATGTTATGACTCCGGACGGCAGACAGGCGTGGGGCAACGCGCTGCAGTTTATCTATGACGTCACCTGGACCGACAAGGCCGGAGATTTCCGAATGGGTGAGCCGAGAGAGGCCTTCCACCAGGGCCTGAACGCCATTTCCGCCGAAGGCATCTACGACATCGCCCGGATATCGAATAATGCACCGGATCTGAACTGGATCATCGACAATATCCCAACCGGCGAGTATTCTTCGACCATCCTCGCGGTCCGGCCCGTGTCCGTGTACAAGGACTCCGAGAATCCGGATGAGGCATGGCGCTTCCTTGGCTATATTATCCAGGATGAGAACATTTCCGAGCTGTTCGACATCGGCAGCTTTTCGCTTCTGCCGCCTTACATGAGCGCCTCCATGCTGCCCAAGTTCCAATCGGAAGAGCCGTGGAAGATCGCGACCCAACAGAAAAATCTGAGGTCCAGGATGCAAGGCACCGGAGCGACCGACTACTACACGCAGGTGGGCCGAGAGATCGAGGCCTTTCTGAGCAAGACGAAGTCGCTGGATGACGCTCTCGACGGGATGGTAGCGGCGTACGAAGAAATCACCGAGACCCGATACATTTCAGAGATCAAGGTTCCGTTCGACGATTAGTTTCGACGTGGGCCTCCCGCAAGCTCTGTGGGAAGTCCACGTTTGTCCTATTGGAGTTCCTGCCTGACGGAGGACAGACATGATTGCAGCGAGCGCTACCAACAGGCTCCGCGGCGTATTCAGAAAGCACCACGAGGAAGTAAGCGCTTACCTGTTCCTGGTTCCAATCTTTGCCTTCTTCCTCGCCATCCACTACTATCCCGTGTTTTTTGCTCTGTTCGTAAGCTTCAACGCCTATGACCTGTTGACAGGAGCGTTCACGTTCGTCGGGCTTGACAACTACTTCGAGATTTTCACCGACCCGATCCACTGGCGCGCCATGGTTAATACGTTCGTCTACGTAGTCGGAGTTGTCACGGGCGGCACCCTTATCGGGCTTGTGGTAGCCCTTTTTCTCGATCGAATGACCCGCGGTTCTGTCCTATATCGGACGATATTCTTTATGCCAATGGTGGTCTCATTGGTTGCTATTTCACAACTGTGGATGTGGATCTACAATCGCGATATCGGCATCTTGAACTTTGTTTTCGAGAGGCTGGGCGCTACCACAAAGATCGGTTGGCTCACCGATCCCAAGTATGCACTTGGATCCATCATTGTGATGACCATCTGGCGGGCGATGGGTTTTTCCATGGTCATCTTCCTGGCCGGGTTGAAAGCCATACCCGAGAACTTCTACGAAGCCGCGCGGGTCGACGGGGCCTCCGGTTTCCAGGTAACCAGGTCGATAACCATACCGCTGCTGGTGCCGATTCTATTGCTCGCCGTTGTTGTCAACACAATGGGTTCGTTCAAGGTGTTCACTCAGATGTTCGTGATGAGCAGCGGGGTCATCCACAAAGGCGGGCCGATGAACAGTACGCTGACCATCGTACTCCAGATATACCAGCTTTCCTTCTTGGATTTCCGTCTCGGTGTGGGACAGGCGTTTGCTTTCATACTTGCCGCAATCGTGCTGCTGCTGACGTATTTCCAACGGAAGTTTTTTTACCGATTCGACTACAGCTACTAGCGGTCTGAGGCGCAGGTGATGATTGCTGTTAGCGGCTACCAGACCAAGACAAGAATCTATCGTTCGATTGTGTACGCCGTCCTGTCAATAGCGGGTATCTTCTATATCGCGCCATTCTACTGGATGGTATCGACCTCGTTCAAGCCGATGTCGGAGATCTTCGAGTGGCCGCCGACCCTGTACCCGCAGAATTTCACTATCGAGAACTACTTCCGGGTGTTCGAGGTCGTGCCAATGGCCTTGTTCTACTGGAATACGCTGTTGGTTTCGGTGATCATCGTTGTGGCGGAGCTGCTGTTGGCCTCGTTCACCGGCTATCTGTTCGAAAAGATTCGATTCCGGTTCAAGGAGTTTATCTTTTCCTGCATCTTGTTCACCATGATCATTCCGTTCGAATCACGGCTGGTCCCGCTGTACCTGTTGATGGATCAATTGGGGCTTGTCGATACCCATGCTGCGGTCGTCATTCCTGCTCTCATAACGGGATTTGCGATCTTTTTCTTCAGACAGAACATGAAAGCGATACCGGACGACCTTCTCGATTCGGCGAAGATCGACGGTTGCACGATCATCGGGCGCTACCGGCACATCGTCGTGCCGCTCATCAAGCCGGCAATCGGCACCATCGCCATTTTTTCATTCATGCACTCCTGGACCGACTTCCTGTGGCCGCTCATCATCCTGAACACAACCAACAAGATGCTTCTGGAGCAGGGTCTGGCGTTCTTTTCCCAGGGCGTGGAGTTTCAGGAGGAGGGCGCGCGAATGGCGGGTGCGAGCATCGCCGTGATACCGATACTTGTGGTCTTCCTGTTCGCTCAGAAGTACTTCGTCCGGGGTATCGCGTTGACCGGGCTGAAGGCGTAAGAGCCGACGCCGGCACCGATCAGCTCATGGTCGGTCGCGAGGTCGAGGTGGCGTTCTACGCGCTCGCGGACGGAAGCCGCACCGCGCCGGTGTTCAAGCTCGTCTAGGAGAGCGGCTTCTTGATGGCTGTCTTGACCGATCAGCACCGAGCCGACGGCGCTTCATCACCATCCGTCGAATCGTGAGTTGGTAGTATGAAGCCCGGCGCACGAAACGTGTGTCCATCACGGTGGCCCACACGGCGAGGCGGCTGCCACGGCATCCATGTCGAGCACCGGCACTCCCGAATCATGCACTGTCGTCATTACATGTTCGTCAGCTCTCTGATTCGATAACCGCCGGGGGTGATCGCGACGAATGCTTGAGCCAGCACGGTCTCGTTATTGGTTCGGAGTACCTCCGCAAGCACCTCATGAACGGCATGTTGCATTGCGGGCATCATACGGAGATAGAGAACCCCTGCGCGCTTGCGCTTCAGAAAGACGATGCGACCAAAGTCGCGGTCCCGGGTGACGAACAACCGGCCCTGTTTCTGAGCCGCTTCGAGCAACTCCTCATCCACGGCTCTCGACAGGCCGATGTCAGCGGCGCGCTGAACATCGTGGCCCAAGCCAGCCAAGTGCCGGGCAGTTGAGGCGTAGACATCCTGGTCGAGCAGAAACCTCAGACGGGCGCCGCCCGCAGACGGATATCCTCTGCGCCCACCAGGGCAATCGCATAGCGGATGCAGGCATGAATGTCAGCGGCGGTCAAGTCGGGGTAGTAGTCCTGAATGATCCGGTCAAAGGGGAGATCCTGATCGACGAGTTCCAGGACATCTTGTACCGTGATTCGCGTACCGGCGACGCACGGCTTGCCGAAGTGAATCTTTGCATCAACGATGATTCTGTCCATGTCGCCTCTCTCCCGACCCGTGCCGCGCGCTTCGGTCGAAGGCTGACAACCGGTCCGCCGCTTGCCAGTATCAGCGGCGTGCGACGGACGGGTCAAGCACGCGTCGCGCAGCGCCGGGCACAGTTCGATTCGCCTCCTACTCACATCCCCCAAACCGCTACCGGCACGGCGCCGCCGCCGCGTCGCAGGTGCGCCGAGCGGCGCCGGGTGCGGGAGACCTTCTCCTCCCAGCTCCGGTTCTCCCGCCGGTCGATTACGACCAGGTGACCGGCCTCGGCCGCGCAGCGGTCCACGTAGCGCGCCGTCTGCTCCACGCCCTCGTCTACCACGCGCTCGGGCCCGTCGTGCTCGCGTACCACCTTGCACTCCACCACGAATTCCTGCACCCGGTCGGCCAGCGGCCACACGATCAGCAGGTCGACCCGGCCGCTCCCCAGCGCGTACTCCCGCTCGATGCGGCCGCCGCCGTTCACCACGCGCTGCAGGTACGCCTGCAGCAGCAACTGCGGCCACGCCTCCTCGTAGGCGAAGCGGTTGCGCCAATGCTCGGAGTGGCGGCGGAAGAAGTCCTGGAACTCCGCCATCAGCAACTCCGCGTCAAGGCTGCCGTCCGCCCTCACGTACCGCGGCGGCGACAGCTCCAGCGTCTCCTGCGCCACCCACGCGAGTTCGCGCGGCAGCACCTCGGCGTAGATCGGGTTGGCCACCCGCAGCGGCGCGTCGCGGGCCAGCAGCCCGAGGTCGCGCGCGTACCTGATGTCGCGGTCCGTGAAGGTGTGCCGGTGGGTGCCGCTCAGCATCGGCTCGATCACCCGGCGCACGCGATCCTCGCGCAGCTTGTCCGCCAGGTAGTCCAGGTGCGTCACCCGGTTCACGATCAGCTCCTCGCGCACCGCGGCGACGTCATCCGCGGTCACCGTGCGGGACCGGTCTTCGCGCAGCGTCTTGTTCTCGAAACAGACACCGTACGCCAGCGCGTTCACCAGCCAGGGCTGGCCGCGGGTCTGCGTCCATACCGCCTCCAGCGCTTCGGGCGTAAACGCTTGGCCGGTCTGCTCGGTGTGCTGGGCCAGCAGCGCCAACGTCTGCCCGCGCGTGAAGTCGCCCAGCCGCAGCGACTTCGCGGCGATGTTGAACGGGCTGCCGGCGGCACCCATGCGGTAGTCGCGCAGGTCGCGCATGCCGCACAGGACCACGCTGTGGGGGAAGCGCTCCGGGCGCGTCGGATAGCCGGCGCGAAGTTGCTGGAGCACCGACAGCAGCGAGTCGCCCACCAGCGTGTCGATCTCGTCGATCAGCAGCACCAGCGGTCCCGGTAACGCCTGCGCCCAACGAGACAGCGCTTCGCCCAGCGCCAAGTCCGGACCGACCCGCGCCAGCACGTCCGGCCAGATGTCGTCCAGAAAGCCGTCGTCCAGCGTCGCCCGCGCCCGTGATGCCAGCGCGGCGAGCACCGTGCGCATCGCCCGCTGCACGTCGTCGCGCGCGGTGCGGGCGGTCTCGAAGGTAACGTACACGCACCGGTAGCCGCGCTCGTTCAGCACTTCGGCCAGCGCCAGCAGCGCCGATGTCTTGCCGGTCTGGCGCGGCGCATGGAGCACGAAGTACCGTTCGTCTCGCACCAGTCGCAAGACTTCGTCCAGGTCGATGCGCTCAAGCGGCGGGATGCAGTAGTGCTTGTCGGGCTTGACAGGACCGGCTGTGTTGAACGAACGCATGGTTGCGACCCTCGTTGACGACGCCTTGGGAGTTGGCCCGGCGTCTTTTCGTGGAGTGTAACATGAAACACCGGCAGGCATGGCCCCGCGACCCTGCGAGCAGTCGACAATCGCTGAGCCTTGCCCGGCCTTTGTTCCCGCGGTATGTTCCTACATAGCGAGGTAGCAGGGTGAAAGCAGTCAGCATCCGCGAGCTAAAGAACAACCCGTCAGCGGCACTTCGGGAGGCGCGTGAACACCCGGTTATGGTACTCAACCGACATCGACCGGAGGCGTTGCTGGTGCATCTGGATGATGACTCGTTGCTCGCGGAGCCGGGCATCCGGCTCGCCCTCGCGGTGGCGCTGTTTCGCGAGCGCAGCCTGTCGCTGGGTCAGGCTGCGCGGTTCTCCCGCATCGGGATTGCCAAGTTCATCCAACGGGTGTCCCACCTTGGCATTCCGATCGTCGACGGCACGCCCGCCACGGTGCGTGAAGACACCCAGGCAGTCGAGGCATGGCGGAGCGGCTCGTCGCGGCCGACGCAAGTCCACTGATCGGGCTGGCCGCCGCGGGGGAATTCGATCTGCTTCGCAGGCTGTTCGGCCAGTTGACGATCACCAACACGGTGCGCGACGAGGTGTTGGCCGGCGCCGACCTGCCGGGTGCGGCGGAGTTGGCCGCAGCCATCCGTGATGGGTGGATCCAGGTCGAGCACACGCCCGCGGCGACGGGTGCATTCGCTGATCTGGACGCCGGCGAATCGAGCACGCTTACACTGGCGGCCGCTCACGTCGGTCCCTCGTTGATACTCATGGACGAGCCGCTTGGTCGATCGTATGCGGATGCTCATGGACTCGCGGTCACCGGCCTTGCTGGCGTACTGCTTGCCGCCAAGAGGGCGAGCTTGGTAACGAGCGTCAGGCCCTTGTTCGAGCGACTGGCTGCGCGGGATTTCAGACTCTCGGACCAACTCGTTCAGGCGATCCTCGAACAAGCCGGCGAAACGTGATGCAACTGTGCGCGCTACGGAGCGCGCGTCAATTCCCGGCCGGCACTCCGGGTCGGCGCTTCCGCAACAGGTGTCGTGCTAAGTGGACGCGGAGGACCTGCGGCCCGGCCGCTGTTGCCGCTGCTTCCCCTACTCCGGCGGGTTCATCTTGTGATCGCCGGGAAGTATAATCGTTCCGATGACCGAGAGATCTCAATCCGTAGTCGCCAACGCGCTTGCCCCATCGCCCCTGGAACGGGCAGAGGTCATCGACCAGGTCTATCGGAGTCTTCGCACTGAGCGGGAACGCGAGGTCGAGTCGGCCTGGGCGCGGGAGTCCGAACGACGTATCGATGCCTATCTCGCGGGTGACGCGAAGACTATCCCCTACGATCAGGTGAAGCGCGACGCCAACAGCCGTGACGGTTGAGTTCCTCCCTCAGGCAAGATGCGAGTGGATCGAAGCGATTTCCTTTTACAACGAGCAGCGCTCCGATCTCGGATACGAGTTTGCTCTTGAGGTCGACCGGACAGTGGAATGGATTCTTCAATTCCCTCATGCTTGGACTTTGATCGCGGCCCGCACTCGGCGCGCCCTCTCGACCGATTTCCCTACGGGATCCTCTACTACGTCCACGGCGACGCCATTGTCGTTACAGCGGTGATGAACCTGCGCCAGAAGCCGCGCTCCATGGATTGACCGCTCCGCGAGTCCGGCATCTTCGCCGCCTGCACTCGGGCCTGGGATGCGTGGATCTTCCGACGCGCAGTGTAGCTTGGCCGCCGCCGGCAGGTCAGGTCGGGTCACGTCAGGCCGGGTCAGGTGAGGCCGGGTCAGGTCAGGATTTGCGCCAGGAACTGCTGGGTGCGTTCGTGCCGGGGGTGTTCGAGCACCTCCTCCGGGGTGCCCATCTCCACCACCTTGCCCTCGTCGAACATCACCATGCGGTCGGCCACCTGCCGCGCGAAGCCCATCTCGTGGGTCACCACGATCATCGTCATGCCCGACTCGGCGAGCTCCACCATCACGTCGAGCACCTCCTTGATCATCTCCGGGTCGAGCGCCGAGGTGGGCTCGTCGAACATCATGATCTTGGGCTGCATCGCGAGCGCGCGGGCGATGGCCACGCGCTGCTGCTGGCCGCCGGAGAGCTGGCCGGGGTACTTGGCGGCCTGCTCCGGGATGCCCACCCGCTCCAGATACTGCATCGCGAGGGCGCCGGCGTCGTCCTTGGACAGGTGGCGCACCAGGATCGGGGCGAGCGTGATGTTGTCGATCACCGTCAGGTGCGGGAACAGGTTGAACGACTGGAACACCATGCCGATCTCGCTGCGGATGGCATCGATGTTGCGGATGTCGGCGGACAGCTCGATGCCGTCCACGATGATGTCGCCGCGCTGGTGCTCCTCGAGCCGGTTGAGGGTGCGGATGAAGGTGGACTTACCCGATCCCGACGGGCCGAAGATCACCATCTTTTCGCCCTCGTAGATCTGCATCGAGATGCCGCGCAGCACGTGGAAATCCCCGAACCACTTGTGCAGCTCGCGCACCACGATGATGCCGTTGCGCTCCTTCGCCACTATCCCACCCCCTTGCTCATCGACTTCTCGATGGCGCGGCTGACGCTGGTCATGGCGTAGGTGAACACCCAGTACACCGCGGCCACGAACACGAACATTTCGATCTCGGCGTTGAACCACATGCGGCGCCCGGACAGGATGGCGTTGGCGGTGCCGAGGAAGTCGAGCAGCCCGAGCAGCGAGATTACCGCGGTGTCCTTGAACAGAATGATGAACTGCCCGACGATCGCCGGCAGCACGTTGCGCAGCGCCTGCGGCAGCACGATGCGCGCCGTGATGTGGTGCACCTTCATGCCGAGCGCGCGCGCCGCCTCCAGTTGGCCGGAGGGCACCGACTGCAGGCCGCCGCGGATGTTCTCCGCCATGTACGCCGAGTTGTTCAGGATCAGCGCGATCAGCCCGCGCGTGAGCCGGTCCATGTCCATCCAGTCGGGCAGCAGCAGCGGCAGCAGCACCTGGGTGACGAACAGCAGCGCCAGAATCGGCGTGCCGCGCAGCACCTCAATGTACACGATGCACGCCACCCGCACGAACGCCATCGAGCTG harbors:
- a CDS encoding thiolase family protein; translation: MTEMGRVYRSAEDFAVEAVYLALEDAGLDKSQLDGLLINAGVTQGIDVSLQRALGLRELDLLTFMQGYGSSAGQMVQYAAMAVHAGLANVVCCVFADDPLKEGRRAGAAYAGGRPMSALDSLRQMYGWAGPIPAYASGARRHMDLYGTTQDQLGQVAIAQRKWAAFNERATKREPLDLDGYHASPWVVEPFHVLDCCLISNGGVAVIVTSAERARDGAQPPVYIRGFAQAHHHDVGWAGFDPLTESPAKRSGPKALAMAGAQLADVSQCQLYDCYTYTVITTLEDYGFCAKGEGGPFAASGAIGRGGSLPTNTGGGQLSSYYMWGMTPISEAIIQGRGQGGQRQAANQLILVSGNGGTLQHHSTLLLSPEAKA
- a CDS encoding sugar ABC transporter permease — protein: MIAASATNRLRGVFRKHHEEVSAYLFLVPIFAFFLAIHYYPVFFALFVSFNAYDLLTGAFTFVGLDNYFEIFTDPIHWRAMVNTFVYVVGVVTGGTLIGLVVALFLDRMTRGSVLYRTIFFMPMVVSLVAISQLWMWIYNRDIGILNFVFERLGATTKIGWLTDPKYALGSIIVMTIWRAMGFSMVIFLAGLKAIPENFYEAARVDGASGFQVTRSITIPLLVPILLLAVVVNTMGSFKVFTQMFVMSSGVIHKGGPMNSTLTIVLQIYQLSFLDFRLGVGQAFAFILAAIVLLLTYFQRKFFYRFDYSY
- a CDS encoding carbohydrate ABC transporter permease, which gives rise to MIAVSGYQTKTRIYRSIVYAVLSIAGIFYIAPFYWMVSTSFKPMSEIFEWPPTLYPQNFTIENYFRVFEVVPMALFYWNTLLVSVIIVVAELLLASFTGYLFEKIRFRFKEFIFSCILFTMIIPFESRLVPLYLLMDQLGLVDTHAAVVIPALITGFAIFFFRQNMKAIPDDLLDSAKIDGCTIIGRYRHIVVPLIKPAIGTIAIFSFMHSWTDFLWPLIILNTTNKMLLEQGLAFFSQGVEFQEEGARMAGASIAVIPILVVFLFAQKYFVRGIALTGLKA
- a CDS encoding AAA-like domain-containing protein, whose amino-acid sequence is MRSFNTAGPVKPDKHYCIPPLERIDLDEVLRLVRDERYFVLHAPRQTGKTSALLALAEVLNERGYRCVYVTFETARTARDDVQRAMRTVLAALASRARATLDDGFLDDIWPDVLARVGPDLALGEALSRWAQALPGPLVLLIDEIDTLVGDSLLSVLQQLRAGYPTRPERFPHSVVLCGMRDLRDYRMGAAGSPFNIAAKSLRLGDFTRGQTLALLAQHTEQTGQAFTPEALEAVWTQTRGQPWLVNALAYGVCFENKTLREDRSRTVTADDVAAVREELIVNRVTHLDYLADKLREDRVRRVIEPMLSGTHRHTFTDRDIRYARDLGLLARDAPLRVANPIYAEVLPRELAWVAQETLELSPPRYVRADGSLDAELLMAEFQDFFRRHSEHWRNRFAYEEAWPQLLLQAYLQRVVNGGGRIEREYALGSGRVDLLIVWPLADRVQEFVVECKVVREHDGPERVVDEGVEQTARYVDRCAAEAGHLVVIDRRENRSWEEKVSRTRRRSAHLRRGGGAVPVAVWGM
- a CDS encoding UPF0175 family protein → MKAVSIRELKNNPSAALREAREHPVMVLNRHRPEALLVHLDDDSLLAEPGIRLALAVALFRERSLSLGQAARFSRIGIAKFIQRVSHLGIPIVDGTPATVREDTQAVEAWRSGSSRPTQVH
- a CDS encoding extracellular solute-binding protein, producing the protein MVWVTNLAEQYMIANPNTTINIERQTGSWGDYGTKIRLVLRSGKDVPDIIQIHDIDNSTLASAGFFNEAPEPIAKIMDENSLHPTFRKMAHQDGDLDKPVMIINLFTHWQQLYYNSDYLQEAGLPMRGAETWDELREYARKLVKTDASGNITRAGFTFRIQDPAWAFGAWMHSAGGTWLNDDNSAADVMTPDGRQAWGNALQFIYDVTWTDKAGDFRMGEPREAFHQGLNAISAEGIYDIARISNNAPDLNWIIDNIPTGEYSSTILAVRPVSVYKDSENPDEAWRFLGYIIQDENISELFDIGSFSLLPPYMSASMLPKFQSEEPWKIATQQKNLRSRMQGTGATDYYTQVGREIEAFLSKTKSLDDALDGMVAAYEEITETRYISEIKVPFDD
- a CDS encoding addiction module protein; this encodes MTERSQSVVANALAPSPLERAEVIDQVYRSLRTEREREVESAWARESERRIDAYLAGDAKTIPYDQVKRDANSRDG
- a CDS encoding DUF433 domain-containing protein, which codes for MDRIIVDAKIHFGKPCVAGTRITVQDVLELVDQDLPFDRIIQDYYPDLTAADIHACIRYAIALVGAEDIRLRAAPV
- a CDS encoding DUF5615 family PIN-like protein, producing the protein MLDQDVYASTARHLAGLGHDVQRAADIGLSRAVDEELLEAAQKQGRLFVTRDRDFGRIVFLKRKRAGVLYLRMMPAMQHAVHEVLAEVLRTNNETVLAQAFVAITPGGYRIRELTNM
- a CDS encoding DUF3368 domain-containing protein, which translates into the protein MAERLVAADASPLIGLAAAGEFDLLRRLFGQLTITNTVRDEVLAGADLPGAAELAAAIRDGWIQVEHTPAATGAFADLDAGESSTLTLAAAHVGPSLILMDEPLGRSYADAHGLAVTGLAGVLLAAKRASLVTSVRPLFERLAARDFRLSDQLVQAILEQAGET